In Sebastes umbrosus isolate fSebUmb1 chromosome 15, fSebUmb1.pri, whole genome shotgun sequence, the genomic window GAGGACGACAGCAATCTTAGCCAGGTAGGTGGTTCTCTTCCTGATCAGACCTTCTTGCTGAGAGCTGCTGGCTGCAACAAAGAGAGGCAGCTGAGCTCCAAACTTCTCCGTCCTGGTCTGCATCTTGTTTGGTGAAGAATCAGAGGAGTCcggtcacatacacacacacagagtagtAGTGTGATCACAACCTCACTGAGAGAGCAGATGTGGACCAGAGGTGGTCGGCTCTGGATATAAGTCCTGTTGGGACAATAGGACATTAGAGGGTGTGCACTGCAGGTTGATGGGGACCTTTTGATAAGTAGATGAGCCGTTACTGCTGGAGGTGGAGCCACTGATCTCTGTAATATAGTCTATTCCCAAAAGGTCATCAGCATCTCTATGGATGCACTGAGACTTGGACACAAAGTCCTAAATTGTTGTAAATCATATTTTTCTTACTTTGTATTGCAGATTATTTGTACAGAAAACATTGAATTATAGCGTCCGTCAGTCAGTGTTGTACTCACCCTGAGGTGGTTGCCAGTGGACATGTGGTCTTATTCCCATTCTCTCAGATTTCAAAGTGGAATttattaaggggagacaccccaggttattacttacattaagagaaatattttttgtattccaaattttctgaaaatgtatgtttaaatattcaaatgagGCATTAGCTTATCAAATatttgctaatttgcatacatttccagaacagaaatcttaacattggataaagccaagttaaaaattattgtttcattttgttgacatattagagtcaacgGTTTGTAACAGAGGGGATTTGGATATCTCTATTCATCACTtcataaatgagaaaatacagtcaacagccataaaaaaatacagtttttaggATTAAATTGTTATATAAATCAGGATATGAATGATAAACAAATCCCTCattaaaaaccttcagaatctAGATAGGAATGAAATTGGAAAGTggactgtatgtaagtgctactgaagtggagatttctggatCAGAGTGAGCAAATAGCCTTTAAAGACATATGTATTATAAAATTCAATTCCAAgttgcaagacactacaggtgaatagggtaacaATCTTTAactaatacatacagtatcacTGTGAAAATTCCCCAAATAAGCATCTACAcaagaaacaagcccaaaaaccttcaaacacatgcatacattttcttcttacatatacatattatttataatattaaatttaTTTGATATatgaaaatgtgcattaaatatatgaatatgagagtaaatgtgtgaatgtataagtgaaaatatataaaatatgtgagTTAAAATTCATGAATGTGTGagtgaatatatataaaaatgagcATACAATGTACGAACgtgtaaattaaaatatataaatatgagaataaaaatgtgtgggtgtaagaatgaaaataaattaatgtgcgagtgaaaatatatgtatgtgatgggagaatgtatgtgtgtgtgagtgccagAATGAATTTGGTCTTGTTCGGCCCCTCATAAATATCCCAGGGTTTTGACACTGTCTTTGAAGCAAGTTAACCGTTATCAAGATTATGAAGATATAAAACAGACTCTGCCTCAGCATCCAAACGCTTTTGTTATTAGTTTCAGAAAAGTTAAGCTAGATACTGGCAAGATGGTGGACATTGTTTATCAAATACTGGCTACTTACAAAGTCTAATATTATAAAACACTAAGATCAATAAAAGCTAATATTCATAGACTAGCTTTTAATTTATCAAGCATCTATATTGACTCTCTCTAATGTTGTGTACAGAGGTTTTTAAAAGATAACATAATACATATTTAGTAGTAGATGAAACTCCAGTGCCCCTTCACAAACAAGTAAATCCTTAGGCTGTACTAAACACTGGAATGCAGCACTTCAATTGGCTGAATACATCAAACACAATGGATCTGAGTGATTTACACCTCATCTGAGCTTCATTCACATTCAGTTCAACTAAACCCAAAACCCACCTGGAGTATTTCACTGtaacacacagtaaacacattttaaagtgaGTTTTCGGTTTCTACATAGATATTATGGCAAACAGGCTAATTTTAACCACACTAAATGAAGTGAAATGTGATATATTATAATTGTTTACAGAGCTTATACAGTATGAGGCATACACTTTATTTACTATATGATCTGTCCTTGATCAAAATGCCTTGCCTGAATTCAGAACCACTGAGTTGGTTGCTCTGGAAAGAAAATGTCACTGcctaaagaaaataaaaaatatctacCTCTCCATTATTAGTTGAATAACTAACttgtaaaatgtcaataaattgAATAATCACAATCAAGGCTGGGAGTGAATTGCCTCTCTTAAATCTACATGAGGCATATGGTGATTTCTGAGGGAAATAGCTATTATAATGGATGAACACTGGGTCCTTTTTGGAGATACTTTCAATTCAGGAGCAGAACCACACCTTAAACACACCTTAAATACACCGTGCACGCCCGTTTGTTGTAGTTTTCCGAGCCCCACCCTCCGTCCCTCTGTTTCTCCTCTTATCATCTCTCACAGGGTCTCCTGAGGGCCACAACACAGCCATTCACCATCCCATACGTTTCATATTCAATAAACAATTTCTTATTTGACGGTCAGTGCCTGTGAATTACCTGGGTGGTCTACGTCAGTCCTAATGTAATagtgacattttcattcatcTGACAACTTTCctgagtagagctgcaacaaataAACCAATTCATTGATTagttgtaaactattaaattaattaacaactattttgataatcgattaatcatttttttgtttgttttttaagcaATTAAGGTCAAAAtcctctgatttcagcttctaaaatgtgaatattttctggtttctttactcttctatgacagtagACTGAACATATtggagttgtggacaaaacctGAGTAAAACCGGGAACCCACTAAAATCTGGATTAACCCATTCCAGCAGGTTCAGCAATGTTATCCAGATACTTTGCTAAACCAGCTTCTTGGAAAAGACCCCAGAGCAGCTGAGAAACACAGCTTCCATCAAAGATCAAAGTGAAATCCGCTTGTTGGTCAAAATGGGAACCTGCAGCCCCCCATCCCTCCATCAGAGATCAAAACTTGTTTTTCAGCACAGGTAATGTGTTGATGCATCTGAATGGGGATCACTGATGTAAATGACCATCATCATTAGTAGGGGACAAAGGGCAATAGCTTTGACTTTAAAGGAGTGATGAGAGACGTGCAAACTGCTGCAATATGATTAGATTGCTCATTGGAATGTCACTTTGTGTATTATCAGCCTCTGAAAGCTGAAAAACAACATCTTTATGTTGTCTCTTCTTACAACTTAAGACACAAGGCTGGACAAAATGTAAGATGGAATCATGTAGTTTCAGGTTTATGTAGTAATTATACTGCAGTTAAAATGTCCAAAGTGACATAGATTGAAGGAGGaacaacacacacctgcagataGTTGAGAATCAGCAGCTCCACTGTGAAAACTACTCCAATGTGAGTACTACACATTAGTTCACTTTTAAGATTATTCAAAAGTACTGAAATATAGTCTAAAACTGATTTATgttaatcattttaaatgtttgttttttagaacGTGTTTCAATAATGTCACTAAAGCTTCAAAAGTTGACAACactttggatatttttttggaTATATGTATAGTAGTTTGTTGATTTACTGTGGCTTGGCTTGTTCGTCATTTGTACattgctttggacaaaagcttCTTCTAATTAATAGGGGTGAGAACCAGAGGTGtatatcaaatatcaaataaaagCTCTTGGTGAACACGAAGTGAAGTCTAAACCAATCCAGAGTTATAAATCAAAAACCAAAAGGACCTACGACTGAACACATTGAACTTTTTGGGACCAAAAGGGCGTAAAAAAGacatatctttttaaataaatgtaaacatattGATCATTAAGTACATTGTCATCCACAtgtttatgacattttaatattaACAATTTAATAAACAAAGTCAGGACAAGGTATgatgaaagttttttttcttttgcctctCCTGTAAAGTTGGTCACTTACACCCCTCTGGTTCTCGCCTCtccaaatgtaaatgtatatttttgtgtattttactTTGAATGAAGCCTCAAAACCAAACAAATGCCATCAGAATGTCCTCTAATAATTACACATTTCTAATATTAATGTATATGCAATGTTAAGACTTCTCTTACATTAGTTAAAGTTTAGATATAAAGTCTGAAAATCTAACCGCTAATGAACAAAGAGGCAGGTCAGATATAGAGATGCTGATGACCTTTTGGGAATAGACTTTATTACAGAGATCAGTGGCTCCACCTCCAGCAGTAACGGCTCATCTACTTATCAAAGGGTCCTCATCAACCTGCAGTGCACACCCTCTAATGTCCTATTGTCCCAACAGGACTTATATCCAGAGCTGACAACCTCTGGTCCACATCTGCTCTCTCAGTGAGGTTGTGATCACACTCCTCTGATTCTTCACCAAACAAGATGCAGACCAGGACGGAGAAGTTTGGAGCTCAGCTGCCTCTCTTTgttgcagccagcagcagctctcagcGAGGAGGTCTGGTCAGGAAGAGAACCACCTACCTGGCTAAGATCGCTGTCGTCCTCCAAGACGCTCCAGGCAAGATGCTCACTTTCACCCAGGTAAGAAAGAGTCGAGACATTTTGCAAAGACTGTTGAAGAATATTGTATGAAAAACAtaatttgtaaacctttaatttaatttcaaccTGTTGTTTTTGCAGTTGATGGACAGACTGGCACCATTCATCTCTGAAGACAGAAAATCTGTTGAGAACAACATCAGAGTTTGTTTGTCAACCACCAAATGTTTGGTCAAGGTGAGTTTTCATTCCAAAAACCTTGTGATATTTCAACTGAACAGATTCATTATTGTATTAAACAACTTAACCTCTGTGTCTAACAACccctgtgttgtgtttttcagatCCCAGTGGTTCCAGATTCACTGGACAGTAAGAGAAACTACTGGAAACTGGACCCCAGTCAGATCACAGCAAAGATGGTGCGTCGTCACTTCAAAGGGATCCTGCAGCTCTTCCCTGAGCTGGCCTCCAAAGTGGAGCCGGATACCAGGAGGAGATCATCGGAGCACTGCTCAGCTCTCCACTCTCCTGAACCTGCAGCCTGCAGAGCTGATCAGATCAGATGTGAGGTGAAGTTCAGCGGTCCTTTCTCCATCGAGTCCATCCTGAAGAGAGACAGTCCCTCTGCTCGGGCCTCCAGAGCTTCTCCTCTGTCCAGCGTGCCGGTCAGAGAGGAGCAGCCTCGGCCCACAAAGAGGAGCTTCAGCTGGGACTCTGAGGAGCCTCTCCTCCTTCAGGCTGCAGCTGGAGGTTCACCCATCTGCTCAACACACCGTGGACTCACTGCTAAGAGGATGCAGGTGTGCACTCAGTCCTCATTCCCTGTCTATGGAAGAGCTCCTTATTTCACCAGCCCACACAGCAGTTACATCACTGTACCCGCATTTAACCATGATGCTCTCCGTTTCTGTTTGTAAAAGTATTTTCCTTACTCCCTACTTgcactttttcattttcattttttttcattatatgtTTTTGAGTGGACCGAACACTTTCAGAGAGATTTTTCTTCGAAATCAGACACACATTTTCAACTCACACAAGGCCCATAAATGGTATCGTGTGTCTCATTGTgtcatatttcttttatttgtgtctgtgtttttgttagcagATAACTCAGTTAAAATCTCCTGAAGCTCTACTTGATTAGCGGTCTGTGTGTAATATGCTTACTGGggcatttcatacatttttttcttttgtgtttgaGGTCACCATCTGACCATAAGAGGGCAGCATAGTATTTCAAAGTTTAGCCTGAAATGCAATAATGTGAACACACTCCTTTTGTATCAAATGAACAATTAAAGGGTTTTCTTCTGCATCCTGGTACTTTAAATTTGATTTTGTTGATCTTTATTAGATATTTCCTCCAAAACTCACCTGGAAGTCTAGGTCATTACACGTTTAGGGTGTAAAACATCTAATGGTGCATGCCATTAGTAACCACACCAAAAACTACAAACCATATGAACCATGCAAGTTGGTGCATTTGTTAGATTTGAACTTTGAAACCTGCTCCCTGAGGTTGCAATCACCCTATTTACTCCTTGACATTATACTTGAGTTGACTGACCACCGTGGCAAGGTTAAGGTGAGCAAATATGTAACTGATGAACTCTGTTTGCTTTTCTATTTGCAGTACATCTGCGCTGCAATGTACATCGCCTGGACCATAACCTACTTAGTTTGTCTGAACATCGTTCTAATTATAGGAGGTAGAAGTTGCATGATGATAAATTAAGGCAAGCAGAATGATTTctttgttttagcatcaaataCTCAGTTTGTGGACTGTGTGGGGTGGAGTCACATTAGTTGACCATTCAGCCATATAGGATTTAGTCAGGATACAAAGACCCAGAGTCAGGGattatgaaaaaacaaacaaaccctaCATTAATATCTGCTTACACAATGGCTCTTCACATGCTGTACTGACATTTTCACATAAGAGAATGGGAGGCCACTCTCCATCACCACGTCTTGCAGTCAGGTCACTGGGAAGTCAGAAACACAGGCAAGACAGGTATTCAGTCAGGGCCCACTCACTCAACACAAGACTTCACAAACAGGCTTGGTAGCATGTGGTAAGGAAGACTCTAAATAGTGTGCAAGTGTCAGGGATTACCTGAGATGTTTAGAAGAAAACTGCTGTCAGACTGAAGAATGCAGAATTTACGCTGACGTCATGACGTTATGTTGTCCAGCCCGTCAAACTGCAGGTTCTCATCAAAGTTTGTCCAATTCTTCTTAATCCAAGCATAGAACTCAAATATTAGATTGGTCTAAGGTTGGTGGTCTGAGGCTCAACTTGGATTTAAGAGATTTAAAGATGCTTATTttaaggttcatacttgtattttgggtttctactagaacacgtttacatgctttaatgttcaaaaatgcgttatttttctcataccggctgtgctgcagcacctcttttcaacctctgtctgaaacgctctgtttgagctcctgacccccccccccccccccccccggtctgctctgattggtcagctggcctactctgttgtgattggtcaaccgaaccaaactcttcggactccgctccagctccgctttaACTAGCCTTGTTTGAGGGCGTACCAAACTAGTctataggcaggtattatgcaaatgtcttacttggtgacatcaccacgttacagaagaaaaggtggCATGTCAAGTGAGGTGTTACAGGCAGTTCAtgaacagtgtttctgtgggggagagtaaatccatttggcgtggactttggactttgtaactttgcagaacttttacatgaACAGAAaatctatataacacactaaaggaaagggaaaagcacaaaagcataataggtcctctttaaatcatAAGCCCCCACATAAAATAATGTTAACAAGAGGACACAGTGCAAAATCTCCAACATGTTGAATCTCGTCGCCACAGCTCATTGGTGGTAAATAGGCTTTATGTCATATTTCTAAACTTGAAATGATGAGTGTCATAGTGTTTGAGTTATGAAGCAAATTACCCAGTATATCTGAGGTCAGGTTTAGATGTTCATTCTTATTAATTTTATCTCCTTACTTTGCAGCCCTCATCAATGTCAGGAATTTCTCGCAGATAACATCAGAGCATGTGAGTCTTGCGGTCAAACTGAGGGAGGTCTGTCATGAGACGAGAACTTGGCTGGACCGACGGCAAGGAAGAGGAGTTGGGTGAGCTCAGCATTTGGCACCGTATGCCCACGACATACTTCCACCCTGTGGGATTACTGGTGGACGACCTAGATTGTGACGCAGTCCTCCTGCCTTCcatcttttttccccctccctccctccctccctccctccctccgctgACTAGTCAACAGAGATTACACTCAAGAGAGCAGAGCCTGGCAGTCAGACAGAGCTGCTGAGcatgtgactgactgagtgacacGCTGAGGGACGGGAGACAAAAGAAACActtctctttcctttttcttcacTGCTTCTCATTTTCCTGTCCTCTATTTATTCACTCATGCTTTTGTGCAATTTACACATCGCTTTTCATCCTCCAGAGCAGCTTCTTTAGGGCTATTTTATTAAGAAAAAGGCCTTATAGCCAGGCACAGAAACGGCTTTGTTTTGAATGTTTACAAGCCCCAGATTTCACCTACAAGTGTTAAACTTAAAATGATACCAGGAGATCGAGCTGACAAGATTTCCTTTAATTGCACAATCAGAGGAAACAGgagcttgt contains:
- the si:rp71-45k5.2 gene encoding forkhead box protein L3, with product MQTRTEKFGAQLPLFVAASSSSQRGGLVRKRTTYLAKIAVVLQDAPGKMLTFTQLMDRLAPFISEDRKSVENNIRVCLSTTKCLVKIPVVPDSLDSKRNYWKLDPSQITAKMVRRHFKGILQLFPELASKVEPDTRRRSSEHCSALHSPEPAACRADQIRCEVKFSGPFSIESILKRDSPSARASRASPLSSVPVREEQPRPTKRSFSWDSEEPLLLQAAAGGSPICSTHRGLTAKRMQVCTQSSFPVYGRAPYFTSPHSSYITVPAFNHDALRFCL